A single region of the Enterobacter cloacae complex sp. R_G8 genome encodes:
- a CDS encoding TonB-dependent siderophore receptor, which produces MATFTHSLSGVKGRALFSLLFMAPLVQAADTTTAKDGETLTVTADPNAVAEATNGYQPLNTSTATLTNMPMLDIPQVVNTVSDKVLEDQHATSLDEALYNVSNVVQTNTLGGTQDAFVRRGFGANRDGSIMTNGLRTVLPRSFNAATGRVEVLKGPASTLYGILDPGGLINVVTKRPETRFGGSISATSSSFGGGTGQVDVTGPIDGTRLAYRLTGEYQDEDYWRNFGNERSTFIAPSLTWFGDDATVTVLYSHRDYKTPFDRGTIFDLNTKQPVNVDRKTRFDEPFNVTDGQSDLAQLNAEYRLNSQWTAKFDYSFSQDKYSDNQARVMAYDAKTGNLTRRVDATQGSTQRMHSTRADLQGNVDIAGFYNEILTGVSYENYDLLRTDMMRCKNVKDFNIYHPTYGKLGKCTTVSAADSDQTLKQESYSAYAQDALYLTDKWIAVAGLRYQYYTQYAGKGRPFNVNTDSRDEQWTPKLGLVYKLTPSVSLFANYSQTFMPQSSIASYIGDLPPETSNAYEVGAKFDLFDGITANIALFDIHKRNVLYNESVGGETIAKTAGRVRSQGVEVDLAGSLTENTNIIASYGYTDAKVLEDPDYAGKPLPNVPRHTGSLFLTYDIHNVIGGNTLTLGGGGHGVSRRSATNGADYYLPGYFVADAFAAYKMKLQYPVTLQVNVKNLFDKTYYTSSIATNNLGNQIGDPREVQFTVKMEF; this is translated from the coding sequence ATGGCTACGTTCACACATTCTCTCTCTGGGGTAAAAGGGCGCGCGCTCTTTTCACTGCTGTTTATGGCACCGCTGGTGCAGGCAGCCGACACCACAACGGCTAAAGACGGCGAAACGCTGACCGTCACCGCCGATCCTAATGCCGTGGCCGAGGCCACAAACGGCTATCAGCCGCTGAACACCTCCACCGCCACGCTAACCAATATGCCGATGCTGGATATTCCGCAGGTGGTGAATACCGTCAGTGATAAAGTGCTGGAAGATCAGCACGCAACTTCACTTGATGAAGCGCTTTATAACGTCAGCAACGTAGTGCAGACCAACACCCTGGGGGGCACGCAGGATGCGTTTGTACGCCGGGGTTTTGGCGCGAACCGCGACGGGTCAATAATGACCAACGGCCTGCGCACCGTGCTGCCGCGCAGCTTTAATGCCGCGACCGGGCGCGTGGAAGTGCTGAAAGGCCCGGCCTCAACGCTGTATGGCATTCTCGATCCTGGCGGCCTGATCAACGTGGTTACCAAACGCCCGGAAACCCGCTTCGGCGGCTCGATATCTGCCACCTCCTCCAGCTTTGGCGGCGGCACCGGGCAGGTTGATGTCACCGGCCCGATTGACGGCACACGACTGGCGTATCGCCTGACGGGCGAGTATCAGGACGAAGATTACTGGCGTAATTTTGGCAACGAGCGCAGCACCTTTATCGCCCCGTCGCTGACCTGGTTTGGGGATGATGCCACCGTGACCGTGCTCTATTCGCATCGCGACTATAAGACGCCGTTCGATCGCGGAACCATCTTCGATCTCAACACCAAACAGCCGGTAAACGTGGATCGTAAAACCCGCTTTGACGAGCCGTTTAACGTTACTGATGGTCAGTCCGATCTGGCGCAGCTGAACGCGGAATACCGTCTTAACAGCCAGTGGACCGCGAAGTTTGACTACAGTTTCAGCCAGGATAAATACAGCGATAACCAGGCGCGCGTGATGGCCTATGACGCCAAAACGGGTAACCTGACCCGTCGTGTGGATGCAACTCAGGGATCGACTCAGCGCATGCACAGCACGCGTGCGGATCTGCAGGGGAACGTGGATATCGCGGGCTTTTACAATGAGATCCTGACCGGCGTGTCGTATGAGAATTACGATCTGCTGCGTACGGACATGATGCGCTGTAAGAACGTTAAAGACTTCAATATCTACCATCCGACCTACGGCAAGCTCGGCAAATGTACCACCGTCTCCGCCGCTGACAGCGACCAGACGCTCAAGCAGGAAAGCTACTCCGCCTACGCCCAGGACGCCCTGTACCTCACCGATAAATGGATTGCCGTTGCCGGGCTGCGCTATCAGTATTACACCCAGTATGCAGGCAAGGGTCGCCCGTTCAATGTGAATACCGACAGCCGCGACGAACAGTGGACACCGAAGCTGGGGCTGGTCTACAAGCTCACGCCATCCGTCTCGCTGTTTGCTAACTATTCCCAGACGTTTATGCCGCAATCGTCCATTGCGAGCTACATTGGTGACCTGCCGCCGGAAACGTCAAATGCTTACGAAGTGGGTGCAAAATTTGACCTGTTCGATGGCATTACCGCGAACATCGCGCTGTTTGATATTCACAAGCGCAACGTGCTGTACAACGAAAGCGTGGGCGGTGAAACCATCGCTAAAACCGCTGGCCGCGTACGCTCGCAGGGTGTGGAGGTGGATCTTGCCGGGTCACTGACTGAGAATACCAATATTATCGCCAGCTACGGTTACACCGATGCGAAAGTGCTGGAAGATCCAGACTATGCGGGTAAGCCCCTGCCGAACGTGCCGCGTCATACCGGTTCCCTGTTCCTGACTTACGACATTCATAACGTGATCGGCGGCAATACCCTGACCCTTGGCGGCGGTGGGCACGGCGTGAGCCGTCGTTCAGCGACCAACGGTGCGGATTATTATTTGCCGGGTTACTTTGTTGCCGATGCCTTTGCAGCCTACAAAATGAAGCTGCAGTATCCGGTGACGCTGCAGGTGAACGTGAAGAACCTGTTTGATAAAACCTACTATACCTCGTCCATTGCGACCAATAACCTGGGCAACCAGATTGGCGATCCGCGCGAAGTGCAGTTTACGGTGAAGATGGAGTTTTGA
- a CDS encoding ABC transporter ATP-binding protein produces MAHNTHKPGLVLENLSAGYQKKIIVDDISLAIPRQKMTVLVGANGCGKSTLLSTLARLLQPLGGAALLDGKAIHEQPTKAVARQLGILPQSPLLPEGLTVFELVSRGRFPWQNFMRQWSDEDEQAVDEALHLTGTAEFAHLPVESLSGGQRQRCWIAMALAQQTPYILLDEPTTFLDLRYQVEILELLHTLTRQHGRTVVVVLHDLNFAVNYGDSLVFLRQGKVQGVLHEGDVCTPELIKAVFDVDVHMSVNPLTGKPFFMPFRQVAEKS; encoded by the coding sequence GTGGCGCACAACACGCATAAGCCGGGGTTGGTTCTGGAGAACCTCTCCGCGGGCTATCAGAAAAAAATCATCGTCGATGATATCTCCCTTGCAATCCCCCGGCAGAAAATGACCGTGCTGGTGGGGGCGAACGGCTGTGGAAAATCCACACTGCTGAGCACCCTTGCGCGTCTGTTGCAGCCGCTTGGCGGCGCCGCGCTGCTCGATGGCAAAGCCATTCACGAGCAACCGACCAAAGCGGTCGCCCGGCAGCTCGGTATCCTGCCGCAATCTCCGCTGCTGCCGGAAGGACTGACCGTATTTGAACTGGTTTCACGCGGCCGTTTTCCCTGGCAAAATTTTATGCGCCAGTGGAGCGACGAGGACGAGCAGGCCGTTGATGAGGCCCTGCACCTGACCGGTACGGCAGAGTTTGCACATTTGCCCGTCGAAAGCCTCTCCGGCGGCCAGCGTCAGCGCTGCTGGATCGCCATGGCCCTGGCGCAGCAAACGCCGTATATCCTGCTGGATGAACCGACAACCTTTCTCGATCTTCGCTATCAGGTAGAAATCCTCGAGTTGCTGCATACCCTGACCCGCCAGCATGGTCGTACGGTAGTGGTGGTGCTTCACGATCTCAACTTCGCCGTAAACTACGGTGACTCGCTGGTCTTCTTACGCCAGGGGAAAGTGCAGGGCGTGCTGCACGAAGGTGATGTCTGCACGCCGGAGCTCATCAAAGCGGTGTTTGATGTCGACGTCCATATGTCGGTTAATCCGCTGACCGGTAAGCCGTTCTTTATGCCGTTTCGCCAGGTCGCAGAAAAATCATGA
- a CDS encoding iron ABC transporter permease — protein MIRTSLAFLLFALLLMMGAIAHLGVGARVIAPQTVVQALLHFDPRNFDHNVIVRLRLIRLAAAMATGAALGVAGVLLQSVIRNPLGEPHILGLNAGAALAVVLTSALGFTLPFGRPLIAAVGAAALFLLVLTFSSSGRTGLTPMKITLCGVAMSAFASSITATVLILDEQTLLAMRTWLAGDLAGLNVQTIHSASWVAAVGFALALWLSPSLNMLALGDRMAQGLGVSLLKTRLLALLAIALLCGAAVSIAGPIGFIGLVVPQLIRRLVSVDLRMMVPLSALCGALVLLLADIAARTLFMPYELATGIVTALVGAPLFILMASRIFK, from the coding sequence ATGATCCGAACGTCACTGGCTTTCCTGCTGTTTGCCTTGCTGCTGATGATGGGCGCGATTGCCCACCTGGGTGTTGGTGCGCGTGTCATTGCTCCCCAGACGGTGGTGCAGGCCTTGCTTCATTTCGACCCGCGTAATTTCGATCATAACGTGATCGTCAGATTGCGCCTGATACGGCTGGCTGCCGCCATGGCCACCGGGGCCGCACTCGGCGTGGCGGGCGTGTTGTTACAGTCGGTTATTCGTAACCCGCTGGGCGAGCCGCATATTCTGGGGCTGAACGCGGGGGCGGCGCTGGCTGTGGTGCTGACCAGCGCGCTCGGGTTTACCTTGCCGTTTGGCCGCCCGCTGATTGCCGCTGTTGGTGCTGCCGCGCTGTTTTTGCTGGTGCTGACGTTCTCCTCCTCAGGGCGTACCGGACTCACGCCGATGAAAATCACCTTATGCGGCGTGGCGATGTCGGCGTTTGCCTCGTCGATTACCGCCACGGTGCTGATTCTGGACGAACAGACGCTGCTTGCCATGCGCACCTGGCTGGCGGGGGATTTGGCCGGGCTCAACGTGCAGACCATCCATAGCGCATCCTGGGTTGCCGCGGTGGGGTTCGCTCTGGCGCTCTGGTTGTCGCCTTCGCTTAATATGCTGGCCCTGGGCGACCGGATGGCGCAGGGGCTGGGCGTGTCGCTGTTGAAAACCCGCCTTTTGGCCCTGCTGGCGATTGCGCTGCTTTGCGGCGCGGCCGTCTCCATTGCCGGGCCGATTGGTTTTATTGGCCTGGTCGTGCCACAGCTGATTCGCCGTCTGGTGTCGGTGGACTTACGTATGATGGTGCCGCTTTCCGCCCTGTGCGGGGCGCTGGTGTTACTGCTGGCGGATATCGCGGCCCGTACGCTGTTTATGCCGTATGAGCTGGCCACCGGGATTGTGACCGCGCTGGTGGGCGCCCCTCTCTTTATCCTGATGGCGTCGAGGATATTCAAATGA
- a CDS encoding iron ABC transporter permease, translated as MNRAGLRAWRVGPFSGLVRPGAMACVALIVLVSVLLLGFGLTHGSLPIPASAIGRALLTEPGLEADARYIVMDIRLPRLLMAVLSGAMLGMAGAAMQSITRNGLADPGLIGVKEGCSAAVLLLIFQFPALGLAWRPLFGMAGGLITALLVVALARDISRPRFILIGIGVSWAFSAAMGIFMTTADVRDVQTAMLWLAGSLHAANWTLLGIAAAWAAPAFALLLFTARAADVALLGNHTATGLGVRTSRLALLRVLAPVVLTAACVSCVGSIGFVGLIAPHMARLVLRGGQTALLTGSAVLGALLVLLADTVGRLAFLPLQLPAGIVISLIGGPFFLLLLWQRRDRF; from the coding sequence ATGAACCGGGCCGGACTTCGCGCATGGCGTGTCGGACCCTTTTCCGGGCTGGTGCGCCCGGGGGCTATGGCATGCGTTGCGCTTATCGTCCTTGTGAGCGTTCTCCTGCTGGGGTTTGGCCTGACGCACGGTTCGCTTCCCATACCCGCTTCCGCTATCGGACGCGCGCTGCTCACTGAGCCAGGCCTGGAGGCGGATGCGCGCTATATCGTGATGGATATTCGCCTGCCACGGCTGCTGATGGCGGTCTTAAGCGGCGCGATGCTGGGCATGGCGGGGGCGGCGATGCAGTCCATCACCCGCAATGGCCTGGCCGATCCGGGGCTGATCGGCGTGAAAGAGGGCTGCAGCGCGGCGGTGCTGCTGCTGATTTTTCAGTTTCCTGCGTTGGGTCTGGCCTGGCGTCCGCTGTTCGGGATGGCCGGTGGGCTCATTACCGCGCTGCTGGTGGTGGCACTGGCCCGCGATATCTCGCGTCCACGTTTTATTCTTATTGGGATTGGCGTGTCATGGGCCTTCTCTGCGGCAATGGGGATCTTTATGACCACCGCCGATGTACGCGATGTGCAGACGGCGATGCTGTGGCTGGCGGGGAGCCTGCATGCGGCAAACTGGACGCTGCTCGGTATCGCCGCAGCCTGGGCTGCCCCTGCGTTTGCGCTGCTGCTCTTTACTGCCCGCGCGGCTGACGTGGCATTGCTGGGTAACCATACCGCGACGGGGCTTGGGGTTCGCACCTCACGATTAGCGCTGCTGCGCGTTCTGGCTCCGGTAGTGTTAACGGCGGCCTGCGTCTCCTGCGTGGGCAGTATTGGTTTTGTGGGGCTGATTGCGCCGCATATGGCGCGTCTGGTGCTGCGCGGTGGACAAACCGCGTTGCTGACGGGCAGTGCCGTGCTGGGCGCGCTACTGGTGCTGCTGGCCGATACCGTCGGGCGTCTGGCATTCCTGCCGCTGCAGTTGCCGGCGGGGATTGTGATTTCACTGATTGGCGGACCGTTTTTCCTGCTGCTGCTCTGGCAGCGTCGGGACAGATTTTAG
- a CDS encoding iron-siderophore ABC transporter substrate-binding protein — MRVLFSMLLLVGFTVSAAEPTQTFTDDLGRKVVVPLHPKRIVSLHDLDITIPLIELGVPPVASHGRTRPDGSHFLRASGMLTGIDFDNSSIKFIGTADIDIEAIAAAKPDLIITEPTRNTPVEQLEKIAPTVSIDHLDGGAPEIYRKLAQLTGTQARLKILERRYQEQIRALKATIDTRKITVSVIQANQGKINAMHSYHSLGRVLRDAGFTFPPLIESIPEGGRIDVSAERLPELDADFVFATWRGDTGGKPQDELAAMEAVMPGWCQFLNACRTGHYVLISREEAISNSFASLGLMVAQVQSQIAGRPLPEASQ, encoded by the coding sequence ATGCGCGTACTTTTTTCGATGCTGTTGCTGGTTGGGTTTACGGTGAGTGCGGCGGAGCCGACGCAGACGTTCACTGACGATCTGGGACGCAAGGTGGTGGTGCCGCTTCATCCGAAGCGGATCGTCTCGCTGCATGATCTGGATATCACCATTCCGCTGATAGAGCTTGGCGTACCGCCCGTCGCCAGCCATGGCCGCACGCGCCCGGATGGCAGCCATTTTCTGCGCGCCAGCGGCATGCTGACGGGTATCGATTTTGATAATTCCAGTATCAAATTTATCGGCACGGCGGATATCGACATTGAAGCCATTGCCGCCGCCAAACCCGATCTGATCATCACTGAACCCACCCGCAACACGCCGGTGGAACAGCTGGAGAAGATAGCCCCGACGGTGAGTATCGACCATCTCGATGGCGGTGCGCCGGAGATCTACCGCAAGCTGGCGCAGCTCACCGGTACGCAGGCGCGGCTGAAAATACTGGAACGCCGCTATCAGGAACAAATCAGGGCGCTGAAGGCGACCATCGATACGCGCAAAATCACCGTGTCGGTGATTCAGGCCAACCAGGGAAAAATCAACGCCATGCACAGCTACCATTCTTTAGGTCGCGTGCTGCGTGATGCCGGCTTTACCTTCCCGCCGCTGATTGAGAGCATCCCGGAAGGGGGACGGATTGACGTCAGCGCCGAACGTCTGCCGGAGCTGGACGCCGATTTTGTCTTTGCCACCTGGCGCGGAGACACCGGGGGCAAACCGCAGGACGAGCTGGCGGCGATGGAGGCGGTGATGCCGGGCTGGTGCCAGTTCCTCAATGCCTGCCGGACCGGGCACTATGTGCTGATTTCACGTGAAGAGGCCATTTCGAATTCCTTCGCCTCTTTAGGGCTGATGGTTGCGCAGGTGCAGTCGCAGATTGCCGGACGACCGCTACCGGAGGCATCACAGTGA